One Microbacterium sp. No. 7 genomic window carries:
- a CDS encoding SURF1 family cytochrome oxidase biogenesis protein: MSAPSPVSEAPAPPVFPPTLREVMLRPWWIGMLGLALVVAGVFAWLGQWQLSRSIDFNPPPVGATEQVRPIADVVEPGAYLPEPLVGQRVDVSGRWVAGDFLLVSSRFNEGVEGYWITGQLRVQPDVATLVAEPTSLAVAIAWTPTLEQALAAAARFEDAVAADPEALATLTGRLVSDEGPAHPPAADPWAMSRMSPAALLSRWHDIEGLSVYRPFLVADADTTGLDLPAGVVGIHSPAPTEQSPVNVLNLFYAIEWAVFAGFAFYMWYRLAKDAWQKEVEELEEAEEG; this comes from the coding sequence ATGTCCGCCCCGAGCCCCGTGTCCGAAGCGCCGGCGCCGCCGGTGTTCCCCCCGACGCTGCGCGAGGTCATGCTGCGTCCCTGGTGGATCGGCATGCTCGGGCTCGCGCTCGTCGTCGCGGGCGTGTTCGCCTGGCTCGGCCAGTGGCAGCTGTCGCGCTCGATCGACTTCAACCCGCCGCCCGTCGGCGCGACCGAGCAGGTGCGGCCGATCGCCGACGTCGTCGAGCCGGGCGCGTACCTGCCCGAGCCGCTGGTCGGGCAGCGCGTCGACGTGAGCGGCCGGTGGGTCGCCGGCGACTTCCTCCTCGTCTCGTCGCGGTTCAACGAGGGCGTCGAGGGCTACTGGATCACGGGGCAGCTGCGCGTGCAGCCCGACGTGGCGACGCTCGTCGCCGAGCCCACCTCGCTCGCCGTCGCGATCGCGTGGACGCCGACGCTCGAGCAGGCGCTCGCCGCCGCCGCGCGGTTCGAGGATGCCGTCGCCGCCGACCCCGAGGCCCTCGCCACCCTCACGGGACGCCTGGTCTCGGACGAGGGCCCCGCGCATCCGCCCGCCGCCGATCCGTGGGCGATGAGCCGCATGTCGCCGGCCGCGCTGCTCAGCCGGTGGCACGACATCGAGGGGCTCTCGGTGTACCGGCCGTTCCTCGTCGCCGACGCCGACACGACCGGGCTCGACCTGCCCGCCGGCGTCGTCGGCATCCACTCGCCCGCCCCCACGGAGCAGTCGCCGGTCAACGTGCTCAACCTCTTCTACGCGATCGAGTGGGCCGTGTTCGCCGGCTTCGCGTTCTACATGTGGTACCGGCTCGCGAAGGACGCCTGGCAGAAAGAGGTCGAGGAGCTCGAAGAGGCCGAGGAGGGCTGA
- a CDS encoding DUF3817 domain-containing protein → MPQPKLASFPAIRGALKFYQIASVITGVGLLLLVAEMVLKYSPLHVELFAGGTGGPLWFAPVIVSDGCQAWSMIPFAPGFCEMTSTGDGVNVSLAILVIHGWFYVVYLFAVFRVWSLMRWGFGRFITLALGGVVPFLSFFMEVRVAREVKAYLAQREADEAAKTQSTPIEAEQTR, encoded by the coding sequence ATGCCGCAACCCAAGCTCGCCAGCTTTCCGGCGATTCGCGGGGCACTGAAGTTCTACCAGATCGCCTCGGTCATCACAGGCGTCGGCCTGCTCCTGCTGGTCGCCGAGATGGTCCTGAAGTACTCGCCGCTGCACGTCGAGCTCTTCGCGGGCGGCACCGGCGGCCCCCTCTGGTTCGCGCCCGTCATCGTCAGCGACGGATGCCAGGCGTGGTCGATGATCCCGTTCGCGCCCGGCTTCTGCGAGATGACCTCGACCGGCGACGGCGTCAACGTGTCGCTCGCGATCCTCGTCATCCACGGCTGGTTCTACGTCGTGTACCTGTTCGCCGTCTTCCGCGTGTGGAGCCTCATGCGCTGGGGCTTCGGGCGCTTCATCACGCTCGCCCTCGGCGGTGTGGTGCCGTTCCTGTCGTTCTTCATGGAGGTGCGCGTCGCCCGCGAGGTGAAGGCGTACCTCGCCCAGCGCGAGGCCGACGAGGCCGCCAAGACACAGTCCACCCCGATCGAGGCGGAGCAGACCCGGTGA
- a CDS encoding RNA polymerase sigma factor, whose protein sequence is MPHRDDHAWFTDDVAVHLDAVYRYFVRRAPRTDADDLCAEVFATAWRRRADVPRGGELPWLYRTAGFVLANHRRRAHGMPLRAVDEPDASGSDHADRVADRDRLARALAALGERDREILLLHAWDGLDGTELGEALGVSRSGAQAALSRARARLREIWRLQDIG, encoded by the coding sequence ATGCCACACCGAGACGACCATGCGTGGTTCACCGACGACGTCGCCGTGCATCTGGATGCCGTGTACCGCTACTTCGTGCGCCGCGCGCCGCGGACGGATGCCGACGACCTGTGCGCCGAGGTGTTCGCGACCGCATGGCGGCGGCGCGCCGACGTGCCGCGCGGCGGCGAGCTGCCCTGGCTGTACCGCACGGCGGGGTTCGTGCTCGCGAACCACCGGCGCCGGGCGCACGGGATGCCGCTGCGGGCGGTCGACGAGCCGGACGCCTCGGGCTCCGACCACGCCGACCGGGTGGCCGACCGCGACCGTCTCGCGCGGGCGCTGGCGGCGCTCGGCGAGCGCGACCGCGAGATCCTGCTGCTGCACGCGTGGGACGGTCTCGACGGCACCGAGCTGGGCGAGGCGCTCGGCGTCTCGCGCTCGGGCGCCCAGGCCGCGCTGTCGCGCGCCCGGGCGCGGCTGCGCGAGATCTGGCGGCTGCAAGACATCGGCTGA
- a CDS encoding GuaB3 family IMP dehydrogenase-related protein codes for MEIELGRAKRARRAYAFDDIAVVPSRRTRNPEDVSTAWSIDAYGFDIPVLGAPMDSVMSPATAIRLGQLGGLGVLDLEGLWTRYDDPEPLLAEIAALPHDGATRRMQELYAEPIKPELIGARLAEIRAAGVTVAGALTPQRTQQLYETVVAAGVDLFVIRGTTVSAEHVSSVEAPLNLKKFIYDLDVPVIVGGASTYTAALHLMRTGAAGVLVGFGGGAASTTRVTLGIHAPMATALADVAGARRDYLDESGGRYVHVIADGGVGASGDIVKALAMGADAVMLGVALARATEAPGQGFHWGPEAHHAKLPRGTRVQVSQIAPLEEILYGPAPVADGTANLIGALRKSMAITGYSDLKEFQRVEVVVAPYDKR; via the coding sequence ATGGAGATCGAGCTCGGCCGCGCGAAGCGCGCCCGCCGGGCGTACGCGTTCGACGACATCGCTGTCGTGCCCTCGCGCCGCACGCGCAACCCCGAAGACGTCTCCACCGCGTGGTCGATCGACGCCTACGGGTTCGACATCCCCGTGCTCGGCGCCCCCATGGACTCGGTCATGAGCCCCGCGACCGCGATCCGGCTCGGGCAGCTCGGCGGCCTCGGCGTGCTCGACCTCGAGGGGCTGTGGACCCGCTACGACGACCCCGAGCCGCTGCTCGCCGAGATCGCGGCACTGCCGCACGACGGCGCGACGCGGCGGATGCAGGAGCTCTACGCCGAGCCCATCAAGCCCGAGCTCATCGGCGCGCGCCTCGCCGAGATCCGCGCCGCGGGCGTGACCGTCGCGGGCGCGCTCACGCCGCAGCGCACGCAGCAGCTCTACGAGACCGTCGTCGCGGCGGGCGTCGACCTGTTCGTCATCCGCGGCACGACCGTGTCGGCCGAGCACGTCTCCAGCGTCGAGGCGCCGCTCAACCTCAAGAAGTTCATCTACGACCTCGACGTGCCCGTCATCGTCGGCGGCGCGTCGACCTACACCGCGGCCCTGCACCTCATGCGCACCGGCGCGGCGGGCGTGCTCGTCGGCTTCGGCGGCGGCGCGGCGTCGACGACGCGCGTGACCCTCGGCATCCACGCCCCGATGGCGACGGCGCTCGCCGACGTCGCCGGCGCGCGCCGCGACTACCTCGACGAGTCGGGCGGCCGCTACGTGCACGTCATCGCCGACGGCGGCGTGGGCGCCTCGGGCGACATCGTCAAGGCGCTCGCGATGGGAGCGGACGCCGTCATGCTCGGCGTCGCGCTCGCCCGCGCGACCGAGGCCCCGGGCCAGGGATTCCACTGGGGTCCTGAGGCGCACCACGCCAAGCTCCCGCGCGGCACCCGCGTGCAGGTCTCGCAGATCGCCCCGCTCGAGGAGATCCTGTACGGGCCGGCGCCGGTCGCCGACGGCACCGCCAACCTCATCGGCGCCCTGCGCAAGTCGATGGCGATCACGGGCTACTCCGACCTCAAGGAGTTCCAGCGCGTCGAGGTCGTCGTCGCCCCCTACGACAAGCGCTGA
- a CDS encoding branched-chain amino acid ABC transporter permease: MRWVLLILGTILAAAILLAGSPLTAHAAEAPDTPGGDQEKTSFYFAGVIKFGNEPVPGVNMSIEGNGFDATTVTDAEGRWRLYVPEKETYTLTVDEETLPEGVIVDAAQLPEGTQPIDGTTASFEVSFGLTGSKVMNLFLGEGERITTSFVDQFTERIVNGLNFGLLLALAAVGVSLIFGTTGLTNFAHAEMLTFGAVIALALGTGALSLPMWLVLPLVAVAGAALGWGLDAGLWQPLRRKGLGLVQLMIVSIGLSLAVRYLFNMIIGGGTYQLPGAGSPKLPILGPIRLSVIDMASMGVSVVLLVAVAFWLLRTRIGKATRAISDNPGLAAASGINVDRVIRIVWMLSASLAGIAGVLWAYFRPGVKWDMGMHVLLLIFAAVTLGGLGTAFGALIGAIIVGIMVEVSTLWLPPDLKYVGALGILIVILLVRPQGILGRKERLG, from the coding sequence TTGAGATGGGTTCTGCTCATACTGGGCACGATCCTCGCGGCCGCGATCCTGCTGGCCGGCAGCCCGCTGACGGCGCACGCCGCCGAGGCCCCCGACACCCCGGGCGGCGACCAGGAGAAGACGAGCTTCTACTTCGCCGGCGTCATCAAGTTCGGCAACGAGCCCGTCCCCGGCGTGAACATGTCGATCGAGGGCAACGGGTTCGACGCGACGACCGTGACGGATGCCGAGGGCCGCTGGCGGCTGTACGTTCCGGAGAAGGAGACGTACACGCTCACCGTCGACGAGGAGACGCTGCCCGAGGGCGTGATCGTGGATGCCGCGCAGCTGCCCGAGGGCACGCAGCCGATCGACGGCACGACGGCGTCGTTCGAGGTCTCGTTCGGCCTCACGGGCTCGAAGGTGATGAACCTGTTCCTCGGCGAGGGCGAACGGATCACGACCTCGTTCGTCGACCAGTTCACGGAGCGCATCGTCAACGGCCTCAACTTCGGTCTGCTGCTCGCGCTCGCCGCGGTCGGCGTCTCGCTCATCTTCGGCACCACGGGCCTCACCAACTTCGCGCACGCCGAGATGCTCACCTTCGGCGCGGTCATCGCGCTCGCGCTCGGCACGGGAGCCCTCTCGCTGCCGATGTGGCTCGTGCTGCCGCTCGTCGCGGTCGCCGGAGCGGCGCTCGGCTGGGGCCTCGACGCGGGACTGTGGCAGCCGCTGCGGCGCAAGGGCCTCGGCCTCGTGCAGCTCATGATCGTGAGCATCGGCCTCTCGCTCGCGGTGCGCTATCTGTTCAACATGATCATCGGCGGCGGCACGTATCAGCTGCCCGGCGCGGGCTCGCCGAAGCTGCCGATCCTCGGCCCCATCCGGCTGTCGGTGATCGACATGGCCTCGATGGGCGTGAGCGTCGTGCTGCTCGTCGCGGTCGCGTTCTGGCTGCTCCGCACCCGCATCGGCAAGGCGACGCGGGCGATCTCCGACAATCCCGGCCTCGCCGCGGCGTCGGGCATCAACGTCGACCGCGTCATCCGTATCGTCTGGATGCTGTCGGCCTCGCTCGCGGGCATCGCCGGCGTGCTGTGGGCCTACTTCCGCCCCGGCGTGAAGTGGGACATGGGCATGCACGTGCTGCTGCTCATCTTCGCCGCCGTCACCCTCGGCGGCCTCGGCACGGCGTTCGGCGCCCTCATCGGCGCGATCATCGTCGGCATCATGGTCGAGGTCTCGACGCTGTGGCTGCCGCCCGACCTCAAGTACGTCGGCGCGCTGGGCATCCTGATCGTCATTCTGCTGGTGAGGCCACAGGGCATCCTGGGGCGCAAGGAAAGGCTCGGATAG
- the guaB gene encoding IMP dehydrogenase produces MEYNDPFGFTGLTYDDVLLLPGHTDVIPSEVDTSSRLTRRISVATPLVSSAMDTVTEGRMAIAIAREGGLGVIHRNLAIAEQAAMVDQVKRSESGMITDPITTTPDATIEEVDALCGQYRISGLPVVDDDGRLVGIITNRDMRFVTGMERHTTKVRDAMTSEGLVTGHVGIGAADVLALFAKHRVEKLPLIDDEGRLAGLITIKDFDKSEKYPLATKDEQGRLRVGAAIGFFGDAWERAEALRDAGVDVLVVDTANGQSAGVIDIVRRLKADPSFAHIDVVGGNIATRAGAQALIDAGVDAVKVGVGPGSICTTRVVAGVGVPQVTAIYEASLAAREAGVPVIADGGLQYSGDIAKALVAGADTVMLGSLLAGTDESPGEVVFQGGKQFKLYRGMGSLGALQTRGKKTSYSKDRYFQADVPSDDKLIAEGIEGQVAYRGPVSAVAYQLVGGLRQSMFYVGARTVEELKANGKFVRITPAGLKESHPHDVQIIVEAPNYKK; encoded by the coding sequence ATGGAGTACAACGACCCGTTCGGATTCACCGGGCTCACCTATGACGACGTTCTGCTCCTTCCGGGGCACACCGACGTCATCCCGTCGGAAGTCGACACGTCGTCACGTCTCACCCGCCGCATCAGCGTTGCGACCCCCCTCGTCTCCTCGGCGATGGACACCGTCACCGAGGGTCGCATGGCGATCGCGATCGCGCGCGAGGGCGGGCTCGGCGTCATCCACCGCAACCTCGCGATCGCCGAGCAGGCCGCGATGGTCGACCAGGTCAAGCGCAGCGAGTCGGGCATGATCACCGACCCGATCACGACGACGCCCGACGCGACGATCGAGGAGGTCGACGCGCTCTGCGGCCAGTACCGCATCTCGGGCCTGCCCGTCGTCGACGACGATGGCCGGCTCGTCGGCATCATCACCAACCGCGACATGCGGTTCGTGACGGGCATGGAGCGCCACACGACGAAGGTGCGCGACGCGATGACGTCGGAGGGGCTCGTCACGGGTCACGTGGGCATCGGCGCCGCCGACGTGCTCGCGCTGTTCGCGAAGCACCGCGTCGAGAAGCTGCCGCTCATCGACGACGAGGGGCGTCTCGCCGGTCTCATCACCATCAAGGACTTCGACAAGAGCGAGAAGTACCCGCTCGCGACCAAGGACGAGCAGGGGCGCCTGCGCGTGGGCGCGGCGATCGGCTTCTTCGGCGACGCGTGGGAGCGCGCCGAGGCGCTCCGCGACGCGGGCGTCGACGTGCTCGTCGTCGACACCGCCAACGGCCAGTCGGCCGGCGTCATCGACATCGTGCGCCGGCTGAAGGCCGACCCGTCGTTCGCGCACATCGACGTCGTCGGCGGCAACATCGCCACGCGCGCGGGCGCGCAGGCGCTCATCGACGCGGGCGTGGACGCCGTCAAGGTCGGCGTCGGGCCGGGCTCGATCTGCACGACGCGCGTCGTCGCGGGCGTGGGCGTGCCGCAGGTCACGGCGATCTACGAGGCGTCGCTCGCCGCGCGCGAGGCGGGCGTGCCGGTCATCGCCGACGGCGGTCTGCAGTACTCGGGCGACATCGCCAAGGCGCTCGTCGCGGGCGCCGACACGGTCATGCTGGGCTCGCTGCTCGCGGGCACCGACGAGTCGCCCGGCGAGGTCGTGTTCCAGGGCGGCAAGCAGTTCAAGCTCTACCGCGGCATGGGCTCGCTCGGCGCGCTGCAGACGCGTGGCAAGAAGACCTCGTACTCGAAGGACCGCTACTTCCAGGCCGACGTCCCCAGCGACGACAAGCTCATCGCCGAGGGCATCGAGGGCCAGGTCGCCTACCGCGGCCCCGTCTCGGCCGTCGCCTACCAGCTCGTCGGCGGCCTGCGCCAGTCGATGTTCTACGTCGGCGCCCGCACGGTCGAGGAGCTCAAGGCCAACGGCAAGTTCGTGCGCATCACCCCCGCCGGCCTCAAGGAGTCGCACCCCCACGACGTGCAGATCATCGTCGAGGCCCCCAACTACAAGAAGTAG